GCGTAAGCGTCGATAACGCCTGTTGTGCAGCCCTTATCGGAATCGTAGGGGACGGTATTCAGGGAACAATCGTAATCATGCTCGATATGGGGGGATTCTCCTCCACTGTGACCGCTATGTCCGGTGGCATGATACAGCCGAACCTAGAGGATTCGATCGCTATGAGCGTGGTAGGGGAGCTCTCCAATATGGTAAGTGGAAGAGCTTTAACCCAGGCGGCTCTGCCTGGAGTAGATGTCACTCCTCCTCAGCTTATCTCGGGATCGGGAATACGGACCGTCCCCGCTCAGTCCTCAGAGATAATTAGCTTTACCCTGCCTTTTCAGGTCTCCGGCGGTGG
The uncultured Dethiosulfovibrio sp. genome window above contains:
- a CDS encoding chemotaxis protein CheX, whose translation is MSSQKLTTLVNTFGTSLISVAGEVGVTAELLKAQITRGVSVDNACCAALIGIVGDGIQGTIVIMLDMGGFSSTVTAMSGGMIQPNLEDSIAMSVVGELSNMVSGRALTQAALPGVDVTPPQLISGSGIRTVPAQSSEIISFTLPFQVSGGGKIYLVLSFNSI